One region of Hydrogenobaculum sp. Y04AAS1 genomic DNA includes:
- the tsaD gene encoding tRNA (adenosine(37)-N6)-threonylcarbamoyltransferase complex transferase subunit TsaD encodes MKHDEEKLWLGIETSCDDTALALYSSKRGLIDNLLSSQVNAHKIYNGIVPELCSREHTKNLYILFYELLEKHKIKPSDIDFLAVTIAPGLILSLLVGASFASGLSYALDIPIVPVHHIEAHIYSVFLEYNVEYPFLALVVSGGHTEIYLVKGFEHYELIGKTLDDAAGEAFDKGAVLLGLQYPGGPAIEKFLSSYENPETIDFPIPIKDDRIAFSFSGLKTFLRENKDKYPKDALVFSYQEAIVNHIIRTLQKAIKKTAVNRLVVVGGVAANKRLREKLNALDIECYIPSIKYCTDNAAMVSLVGNMRFLKGKYYKKSDLHKLNPDPSLRLEDFVRSILYKFR; translated from the coding sequence ATGAAACACGACGAAGAAAAGCTATGGCTTGGTATTGAGACCTCTTGTGACGATACTGCTTTAGCTTTGTATAGTAGTAAAAGAGGTCTTATAGATAATCTCCTTAGCTCCCAAGTAAATGCTCACAAGATATACAACGGCATAGTCCCAGAGCTTTGCTCCAGAGAGCATACAAAAAATCTTTATATACTGTTTTATGAGCTTTTAGAAAAACATAAAATAAAACCCTCTGATATAGATTTTTTGGCAGTCACGATAGCCCCCGGGCTTATATTATCTCTTTTGGTTGGAGCTTCTTTTGCCAGTGGTTTATCTTATGCTTTGGATATACCTATAGTACCAGTCCATCATATAGAAGCTCACATATACTCGGTGTTTTTAGAATACAACGTAGAATATCCATTTTTGGCCCTTGTGGTGTCCGGAGGTCACACTGAGATTTACCTCGTAAAAGGCTTTGAACATTATGAGCTAATAGGGAAAACCCTTGACGATGCAGCCGGCGAGGCCTTTGATAAAGGAGCTGTGCTTCTTGGTCTTCAATACCCTGGCGGTCCTGCCATAGAAAAGTTTTTATCTTCATATGAAAATCCTGAAACGATAGACTTTCCAATACCTATAAAAGATGATAGGATAGCGTTTTCTTTTAGTGGTTTAAAAACGTTTTTAAGAGAAAACAAAGACAAATACCCCAAAGATGCCCTTGTTTTTTCCTACCAAGAGGCTATAGTAAATCACATTATAAGAACCTTGCAAAAAGCTATAAAAAAAACCGCCGTCAACCGTCTTGTGGTGGTGGGTGGTGTAGCTGCCAACAAACGCCTAAGAGAAAAGCTAAACGCCCTTGATATAGAGTGTTATATCCCCTCCATAAAATACTGCACAGACAACGCAGCTATGGTAAGCTTGGTAGGCAACATGAGATTTTTAAAAGGAAAATATTATAAAAAATCGGATTTACATAAATTAAATCCAGATCCCTCTTTGAGATTGGAGGATTTTGTAAGGAGTATTTTGTATAAGTTCAGATAG
- a CDS encoding S41 family peptidase yields the protein MKKISLALTVPIVFVGGFLVGAKAEQNKKHQSDADYIRLFMDVFEITKQNYVVNPSTKKMIYGALNGMLQSLDPFSDFFTPSEFKEFTQDTEGQFGGIGIEIARKDGRPIVIAPIEGTPAYNAGMRAGDIIIKINGKDTSNMSLFKVIKLIKGKPGTTVTLTIFRKGVDHPLTFKLTREIIKVPAVKAAMVDNHIGYIKLVQFQENAYSELAKAVKKLEAKGANEFIFDLRNDPGGLLTQAIKVGNVFLPKGKLVVYTKGRVVGEHKYYTKHNPLIPMQDKVVVLVNGGTASAAEIVTGALKDYKRATIIGEKTFGKGSVQNLIPLENGAGLKLTIAYWYTPAGICINKKGIMPDILIKFPAKEQEELIKTIEDMRLKGDKQKVILLPNKDPQLKAAIDYLEGKPVKSEEEKPKKKAS from the coding sequence ATGAAAAAGATTTCTTTGGCTTTAACTGTACCGATAGTTTTTGTTGGTGGATTTTTGGTGGGTGCAAAGGCAGAACAAAACAAAAAACATCAGTCTGATGCTGATTATATAAGGCTTTTTATGGATGTTTTTGAAATTACGAAGCAAAATTACGTGGTAAACCCAAGTACTAAGAAAATGATTTACGGCGCTTTAAACGGTATGCTTCAATCTCTTGATCCATTTTCTGACTTTTTTACCCCCTCTGAGTTTAAAGAATTTACCCAAGATACCGAAGGTCAGTTTGGCGGTATTGGCATAGAGATAGCAAGAAAAGATGGAAGACCTATAGTAATAGCTCCTATAGAAGGGACGCCTGCTTACAACGCTGGTATGAGAGCTGGAGATATTATCATAAAAATAAACGGCAAAGACACTTCTAATATGAGTTTATTCAAAGTAATAAAGCTTATAAAAGGAAAGCCCGGCACAACTGTAACGCTTACTATATTTAGGAAAGGTGTAGATCATCCTCTTACTTTCAAACTCACAAGAGAAATTATAAAGGTACCTGCCGTAAAAGCTGCAATGGTAGACAACCATATAGGATATATAAAACTTGTGCAATTCCAAGAAAACGCTTACAGTGAGCTTGCTAAAGCTGTCAAAAAACTTGAGGCAAAAGGTGCCAATGAGTTTATCTTTGACTTAAGAAACGATCCAGGTGGTCTTTTAACACAGGCTATAAAAGTAGGAAATGTATTTTTACCAAAAGGTAAGCTGGTGGTTTATACGAAAGGCAGAGTAGTAGGGGAGCATAAATACTACACCAAGCACAATCCACTTATACCAATGCAAGATAAGGTTGTGGTCCTTGTAAACGGCGGTACTGCAAGTGCTGCTGAGATAGTCACTGGAGCATTAAAAGATTACAAGAGAGCCACTATTATAGGCGAGAAGACTTTCGGTAAAGGTTCTGTTCAAAACCTCATACCTTTAGAAAATGGAGCAGGCCTAAAGCTAACGATAGCCTATTGGTATACGCCAGCTGGTATATGTATAAACAAAAAAGGCATTATGCCAGATATACTGATAAAATTTCCGGCCAAAGAACAAGAAGAACTTATAAAAACTATAGAGGATATGAGGCTAAAAGGCGATAAACAAAAGGTTATACTTCTTCCCAACAAAGACCCTCAGCTAAAAGCTGCCATAGACTATTTAGAAGGAAAACCCGTAAAGTCTGAAGAAGAGAAACCAAAGAAAAAAGCCTCATAA
- a CDS encoding MFS transporter encodes MAKVVKGSIAEALNTSQFSLFHIKAMFASAMGFFTSAYDLFIIGTALVLIKDEWHLSAQQVGLIGSISLIATFFGAFIFGNLADRLGRKSVYGIEAILMVLGALMSAFSFNVGFLLLSRFILGLGVGGDYPLSAVIMSEYANTTTRGRMVTLVFSAQALGLIAGPMVALTLLAAGVDKDLAWRIMLGLGALPAATVIYLRRRLPESPRWLARVKGEKEVAAKDLASFSLGDIVIEEVKDQIVKKPLSKYWLQLLGTAGTWFLFDYAYYGNTISTPLVLKHIATHANLIQSTAISFLIFVVFAVPGYFIAAATIDKIGHKFLQMLGFFMMGLMFFIIGMFPSIVHNFPLFVTLYGLSYFFAEFGPNTTTFVLPAEVFPVNVRTTAHGISAGVAKIGAFIGAYFFPILLKSLGLSHTLLLTFVFSLAGLILTYIAIPEPKGKSLEEVSQEDTTLSKPSPAT; translated from the coding sequence ATGGCAAAAGTTGTCAAAGGTAGTATAGCAGAAGCTTTAAACACTTCGCAGTTTAGTCTTTTTCACATCAAGGCTATGTTTGCTTCAGCCATGGGATTTTTTACATCGGCTTACGACTTGTTCATAATAGGTACTGCCCTTGTGCTAATAAAAGATGAATGGCACCTAAGCGCCCAACAAGTAGGTCTTATAGGTTCTATATCTCTTATAGCTACTTTCTTTGGTGCTTTTATCTTTGGAAATCTCGCAGACAGGCTTGGTAGAAAATCTGTTTACGGCATAGAAGCTATTTTGATGGTTTTAGGCGCTTTAATGTCCGCTTTTTCTTTTAACGTAGGCTTTTTACTTTTATCTCGTTTTATATTGGGCTTAGGAGTAGGGGGAGATTATCCTCTTTCTGCGGTTATAATGAGCGAGTATGCAAACACTACCACAAGAGGTAGAATGGTTACATTGGTATTTAGCGCTCAGGCACTGGGTTTGATAGCTGGACCTATGGTGGCGCTCACTCTTTTGGCGGCTGGAGTAGACAAAGATTTAGCCTGGAGAATAATGCTTGGGCTAGGTGCCTTACCAGCAGCTACGGTTATATATTTAAGAAGAAGGTTACCAGAATCCCCAAGATGGCTTGCAAGAGTTAAAGGTGAGAAAGAAGTGGCGGCAAAAGATTTAGCATCGTTTTCACTTGGTGATATAGTCATAGAAGAAGTCAAAGACCAGATAGTCAAAAAACCTTTATCAAAATATTGGTTACAGCTTTTAGGTACCGCTGGTACATGGTTTTTGTTTGACTACGCTTACTATGGCAACACTATATCAACACCTTTAGTACTAAAACATATAGCAACCCATGCAAATTTAATACAAAGTACAGCTATAAGCTTTCTAATATTTGTGGTATTTGCTGTACCTGGTTATTTCATAGCCGCTGCCACTATAGACAAAATAGGACATAAATTTTTGCAAATGCTTGGATTTTTCATGATGGGTCTTATGTTTTTCATAATAGGAATGTTTCCTTCAATAGTACACAATTTTCCTCTTTTCGTAACGTTGTATGGTTTGTCTTACTTCTTTGCAGAGTTTGGCCCAAATACCACCACCTTTGTATTGCCAGCGGAGGTATTTCCAGTAAACGTTAGAACCACAGCCCATGGTATATCTGCTGGCGTAGCTAAGATAGGCGCATTCATAGGAGCTTACTTCTTCCCAATCTTGTTAAAGTCGTTGGGATTAAGCCATACCTTGCTTTTGACATTTGTATTCTCGTTAGCTGGACTAATACTTACTTATATAGCAATCCCAGAACCAAAAGGAAAATCTTTGGAAGAAGTATCTCAAGAAGATACGACCCTTTCAAAGCCCTCACCTGCTACCTAA
- a CDS encoding lysophospholipid acyltransferase family protein yields the protein MKYVKFFYKILVFLMLFIAFILKSLYIDIFIKNQKEKRKAFVKNASLFSMLVIKFFNINIKQNGMYIKDSQNYIIVSNHLSYIDIVVLSAFVETVFISTKEVQETFLFGHIARYGGAVFIDRKNKANILSDMELFKSVLEEGFKVVVFLEGTTSNGDDVLPFKSSFVEIMLKAQKPILPICIKYKSINGKPIAISSRDYVFYYGDMELFKHLLSFLLNVDSMEVELFFLNPLYQTSYLNRKELTKILYEDIRSCYLEKPISF from the coding sequence ATGAAATATGTAAAGTTTTTTTACAAAATACTTGTTTTCCTAATGCTTTTCATAGCTTTTATTTTAAAATCTCTATATATAGATATTTTTATTAAAAACCAAAAAGAAAAGAGGAAAGCTTTCGTAAAAAATGCTTCTTTGTTCTCTATGCTAGTGATTAAATTCTTCAACATAAATATAAAACAAAACGGCATGTATATAAAAGACTCTCAAAATTATATAATAGTATCAAACCATCTTAGTTATATTGATATAGTGGTTTTGAGCGCTTTTGTAGAGACAGTTTTTATATCCACAAAGGAAGTGCAAGAGACGTTTTTGTTTGGGCATATAGCAAGATATGGAGGGGCGGTATTTATAGATAGAAAGAACAAAGCAAACATACTTTCTGATATGGAGCTTTTTAAATCTGTTTTAGAAGAGGGTTTTAAGGTGGTGGTGTTTTTAGAGGGCACCACTTCAAACGGTGATGATGTTCTTCCTTTTAAAAGTAGTTTTGTAGAGATCATGCTAAAAGCCCAAAAACCAATATTACCAATATGTATAAAGTATAAATCTATAAACGGCAAACCAATAGCTATATCCAGTAGAGATTACGTATTTTACTATGGAGATATGGAACTTTTTAAGCATCTTTTAAGCTTCTTGTTAAATGTAGATAGTATGGAAGTTGAACTTTTCTTCTTAAACCCTCTGTATCAAACGTCTTATCTCAATAGAAAAGAACTAACAAAAATACTATATGAGGATATAAGATCTTGCTATTTGGAAAAACCTATAAGTTTTTAA
- a CDS encoding polysaccharide deacetylase family protein: protein MLFGKTYKFLNISIHDVCPSNLENIFKLKELLAENGFDNITFLLIPFYHEKETLLDIKNEVLEITTDAEVILHGYTHSSKDFGKYDYRKIFTHKEAEFLLEDELSLRLDKGIEMLKELDITPKGFIAPAWLFKKELLQLLKEKGFLFTTDRRYIYNLQENKKIFLPVLGFGSRGYIEDVSIFSFDKMFFMLKALNVVRIALHPVDIKNPSKIYKLLKVLEYTRKEHFQINGLYHIIKAKNLIKN, encoded by the coding sequence TTGCTATTTGGAAAAACCTATAAGTTTTTAAATATATCAATTCACGATGTTTGCCCTTCAAACCTTGAAAATATTTTTAAACTAAAAGAACTGTTAGCTGAAAATGGCTTCGACAATATAACTTTTCTTCTTATTCCCTTTTACCACGAAAAAGAAACGCTTTTAGATATTAAAAACGAGGTATTGGAGATTACAACAGACGCCGAGGTTATACTTCATGGATACACTCACAGCTCAAAGGATTTTGGAAAATACGATTATAGGAAGATATTTACCCATAAAGAAGCGGAGTTTTTATTAGAGGATGAACTTAGCCTAAGGCTTGATAAAGGAATTGAGATGTTAAAAGAGCTTGATATAACACCAAAGGGCTTTATAGCACCCGCTTGGCTTTTCAAAAAAGAGTTATTACAGCTTTTAAAAGAAAAAGGATTTTTATTTACAACCGATAGAAGGTATATATACAATCTTCAAGAAAACAAAAAGATATTTTTACCGGTTTTGGGCTTTGGTAGCAGGGGCTATATAGAAGATGTTTCTATTTTTTCTTTTGATAAGATGTTTTTTATGCTAAAAGCCCTAAACGTTGTAAGGATAGCTCTTCATCCAGTAGACATTAAAAATCCTTCTAAAATTTATAAACTCCTCAAAGTATTGGAATATACAAGAAAAGAACATTTTCAAATAAATGGTTTATATCATATTATAAAAGCAAAAAACTTAATAAAAAATTAA